GTTCATAAAGAAAGGATTAAAACACAAAATAAGTGACAGACCGCTAAAGAAAAACCTTCTGGATCATCTTCAGTCTGTTTTTGATAAAGGAGTAGAAGCCGCTTTTAGAAATCCTAAAACAGCCATGGGATTGGGATTACTTTCTGTGATTGCCGCTCTTTTTATTGCAACAAAAGTAGATTCAGAATTTTTTCCTTTAAGTGAACGCAATCAGTTTAATATGGAAGTCTGGATGCCAAACGGAACATCTCTTGAAAAAACCGAAGCGAAAGTAAAAGAATTAGAAAAAATTCTAAAAGAGGACAAACGTGTTGTTGATGTTACCAGTTTTATAGGAATGAGTTCACCGCGTTTTCATACCTCATATGCTCCCGAAACACCAAGGAAACACTTTGCACAAGTATTCATTACCACAACCGACAGCGATGCGACAAATGAAATGGCAAGGGAATATCTGGACAAACTGAAAGGTTTTATGCAGGACGGAGCCGTTAAAATTAAACAACTGAGTTTTCAGGAAGGTGCGCCAATTGATATTAGGGTTGTAAGCGAAAATGAAGCCGATCAGAAGCGTACAGCATTAGAAATCAAGAAAATTCTTGAAAAGGCAGAAGGAGTAAACTATGTCCGCCTAAGCAGTGAGTATGATTATATGGGAGTAAAACTCAATATAGACAATGCTAAAGCAAACCGTTTAGGTATAACCAAACAAGCCATTACACAAACTTTAGGCGCAGGTTTAAAAGGATATTCTATTTCGACTTTATGGGAAGGAGATAAAACGGTAGACATTTTTCTTCGCTATGACGAAGACAGCCGTAAAGATCTTGTTGCCTTACAAAACCTGCATATTACAACCCGTTACGGAAAAAAAGTACCGCTTAAAGCTGTAGCAGCACTGGATCCTGAATGGCATACCGGAATGCTTCTGAGAAGAAACGGGTTAAAAATGCTAAGCGTGTATTCTGAAGCACAGCTGGGTAAAAAACCGTCACGTATTCTTCAGGACATACAACCTGAAATAGATGCTCTTAAACTTCCGCCAGGAACTACTATTCAATATGGCGGTGATGCAGAATCAAGCGGGGAGAATGCACCAAGTATGGGAGTATCACTGGGAGTAAGCCTTATTCTGATTTTCCTTACTCTGTTATTTCAGTTCAAAAGTCTTGGAAAATCGCTTATCGTATTGTGTACTTTTTTACTAAGCCTTTTTGGAGCATTCTTAGGACTTCTTGTAACAGGAAATCCGCTTGGTATGACCGGATTTATGGGAATTATAAGTTTAATTGGTATCGTGGTGAGAAACGGAATTATACTGGTTGATTATGCCGATGAACTCATCAGGGATCATGGATATAAGCATAAAGCAGCGGCGATTGCGGCGGCTAAACGAAGAATGAGACCCATTTTCCTTACTTCAGCTGCTGCTGCGGTGGGAGTAGTGCCTATGATTATCGGGAAATCGCCTATGTGGGCTCCACTGGGAAGCGTATTGGCTTTTGGATTGATTTTCTCGATGATACTGACCCTCTTTGTAGTGCCTGTTATGTATTACAAATTACTGAAGCAGCCTATAATCGAAGATGAAGCACCGAAGGAACAGCCGGATGGAGAAGATGATGTACTGTATAAACCGGTTCACGAGCATTGATAATAATAAATTCTTCAAACGTCCCGTCGTTTCGTCGTGAGTTTCGGCGGGACAGTTTAAAAATGAATTGATATGAAAAGCAAACACAACACTATATATATACTATTCCTGATTTTACTCTCAGGAATAGCCCAGGCACAAGAGACGGTTTCTCTGGATCAGATAAAAAGCATGGCTTTAGAAAACAATAAAAAGCTCAAAAAAGCCCAAAGCAGTATCAATGCTGCCAAAGCCGCCAATCAGGCTGCAAATGCAGCAACAAAACCTAAGGTAGATGCAAGTGTTATAGGCCTCTATCTTTCAGATCCTTTTAAAACTTTACTGCCGGAATACAGCGCTAACGGTTCTGTTGCCGTGACTCAGGTTTTATATGCAGGAAGTAAAATTCAGACTGCAAAAAAAATGACAAATTCGGTTGTGGATCTGCAAAGTATCCAGAAAAATTTAACCGAGGATGAAGTATTACTGAATGCCGAAACAGCGTATTGGCAGGCTGTCAACTTAAAAGAAAAAGTGGTTCTGGCAGAAAAATACTTAAAACTCTTAGGCGAACTGAAAAAAGACCTTGAAAACTCCTTTAATGCCGGTTTGATTTACAAGAATGATCTTTTGAAAGTTGAAGTACAACAAAATGAAGCCATCCTAAATCTGACAAAAGCAAAAGACGGTTTAACCGTAACCAAACTGGCTCTCTCACAAATTACAGGTTTAAGCGCAGCAGATTATGATGTAACAGGCAGTTTTTCAGATGATATTCAATTGGTAAGCAAAGCCGATGTTGCATCTGCTGTTAATAATCGTCCTGAAATAAATGCCCTCAGTAAGTCGGTTGAAGTGAATGAATATCAGGAGAAATTACTTGAAGGAGATCAGAAACCGACTGTCGCGCTTAGTGCAAACGGTCTGGCATCATACGGTAAAAAGATTAATTTTTCTGATGGAAGCGATAATATGCAGGCTTTCGTAGGGTTGGTAAGCGTTTCAATTCCCATTCTGGACTGGGGAGCAAAAAAGCAAAAAGTGAAAGAGCAGCATTTTGTAACCGAAGCACAAAAAATTGAACTCGAAGAAACAAAAGAACTCTTAAGTATTGAGGTCCAGAATTCATGGCTGATGCTTAATCAGGCTGCTGTACAAATCGATCTGAACAAGAAATCACTTAAACAAGCTGAGGAAAACCTTCGTTTAAATCAGGATCGTTTTGATGCCGGAACCGTTCTGGGAGAAGACGTTTTGGAAGCGCAGGTGCTTTGGCAGAAAGCCTATGCTGATCTTATTGATGCAAAAGCCGGTTACAAAATCACCGAAGCCAAATACAAAAAAGCAATCGGTGAATATTAAATAAGTTTTATAAGCAGAAGAAAAAAATCTTCTGTTTATAATAAAAACAGCTATGATGTTCTGCAAAAGCATCAAAAAATGCAAAATCATGATCTTTTGCGCATTATTAAAAAAACAGGAAGATTAAAATATTGATTTACTATTACTTAGTTATTGTTTGGGAGATACTATCTCCATGTTAATTAATAATGGCTGCCTTATCGATAAAATGTTTGGGATACTTTTCATTGGTTTTTTATTAAATAAATATTTTACAGATAGTGGCAGTCATTATTTTTTACATAATAATTGATTTTAAATACACTTGTTTCCTTTCTTCAAAAGCATATTAGAATAAAAACTACACTTAAAAAAATAGATTATGAATGCCGTCATAACAGCTGTCGGCGGTTATGTGCCGCCTTCTATTTTAGATAATAAGAAGATATCTGAGAAAGTTGAAACTTCAGAAGAATGGATTGAAAAAAGATCCGGAATTCAGCAACGCCGAATAGCAGGCGCCGATACGGCGGTATCTGATCTTGCTTCTTCTGCGATTAACAATCTTATAGAAAGTTATGAGGTTGACCCAAATGAAATTGAAGCTTTGATACTTGCTACTGCCACTCCGGATCATATGCTGGCGCCAGCAGCGGCAATGGTCTGCGAAAAAAGCAATTTAAAAAACGCATTTGGACTTGATGTAAATGCGGCCTGCAGTGGTTTTTTATATGCATTGGAATTAGCAGGAAGTATGATAGAGAGCGGTCGTTATAAGAAAATTATTGTCGCCGGAGCAGACAAAATGAGTTCTATAGTAGATTATGAAGACCGGTCTACCTGTATTTTATTTGGTGATGGAGCCGGAGCCGTATTGCTTGAAGCATCAGAATCTCACTTTGGATTAATGAAATCAAAACTTCATACAGACGGCAGCGGTACTTCTTCGCTTTTAGTGCCGGCAGGAGGTTCAAAAATGCCGACAGGAATGCAGAGTCTGCTTCACCGGAATCATTATATAAAACAGGATGGATCATATGTTTTTAGAAAAGCGGTGGCAGCGATGAATTCCGTTAGCCGTGAAGTTTTAACCAATAACGGCTTTACTACAGGTGATATCGACTGGGTAATACCGCATCAGGCTAATCTGCGGATCATAGAGGCGGTAGGTTTAGATTTAGGTATCGATAAATCCAAAATAAAAGTCAATATCCAGAAATACGGCAACACAACTTCTGCAACAATTCCTTTATGTTTATGGGATTTTAAAGATGATTTTACAGCAGGACAAAATTTACTGATAACAACCTTTGGTGCGGGTTTTTCCTGGGGAGCAGCCTGCATAAAATGGGGCGTTCTCAGAAATAGGAAATCTTCATGCAAAACGATTCAGGAGCAGGAAAACGAATTGTTAATGTATTGACAGCAGTAAAAACATTGGGTATGAATAACATCACATTTACAAGAGAAGAACTTTATAAATTGGTCTGGGAGAATCCTTTAAATCAGATTGCAGTAAAGTATAATATTTCAAAATCGGATATTAAAAAAGCCTGTATTACTATGAAGATTCCTTTGCCGGTAAGCAGTTATTGGAGAAGTTTTAATTTAAACTCAAAACCGCTTCCTGCTTTGGCAGATGTTTTTTTAGAAACAAAAAGTGTTGAGATTCCACTCAATGACAAGAAAAATATTCTAAGGAAATCCTTTAATTCAGGACCCGATTTTGACTTAGCCGTACGTATTATAAACGATCCTGATTTTCCTTTGCATCTGTCTGATAAACTCCTAAATCCCTGCAACGTAATATATGAAACTAGAAGAAATCATATTATAAGAACTTCTTACGGAGTTTTTTCGAATGTTAAATCTTTGAAACTGATTACGGCTGAAGACAATTTTGAACGGGTGCTTATTTTTCTGGATGCTTTAATTAAACTTTTAAATTTCAGAGGACAAAAAGTAGAAATCAATCCTGATGGAACTGGACTGTTTTTTTTAAAAGACGGAATTAGTACTGAATTCTATCTGCGCGAAGGATGCAGAAAAATATTTTGTAAATCGTCTAATCGGGAACGAACTACTGAATTTACGGGACAGTTTATTGTTAAAATCAAAAATGAAAATATCCAGAGGGAATGGCGCGAAGTTGATATCTTAAAAGAAAGCAGCCTGGCAAGAATCGCCGCGATTATCGAATTCGCTGGAACCGAAACAAAGAGGTCGTTTGAAAGTGTGTTGTAGAGAGATACCTTTTTCAGATACTTACCAAAACCAGATTGAGATTATTAGCCGCCATCATGAAAAAATACTTCATTTTATTACTCTTATCCTTCTTTAGCAGCGGTTATACTCAAATTACACTAGATAGAGATTCCATTCATAAAATAATTACCGGACTTCCGGCATTTTCAATCTACAAAGACAATTATTTTGTGACAGGAATGCAGCTGGGCGAGACACCGACAAGAAACAATATGGACGCTAAGTTTCAATTTAGTTTTAAACAGCGGTTATCCAATAAACCCGAAATATTTGGTGCCTATCTCTATTTAACTTACACACAAAAATCGTTTTGGAAAGTGTATAAAGCTTCTAGTCCGTTTGAAGAAAGCAATTATAATCCCGCTTTGATGCTCCTCAAACCAGTTTTTCGTGATAATCAGTTTCTAGGTGCACTAACGTACGGAATTGAACACGAATCAAATGGACGTGACAGTATTTATTCCCGAAGCATCAATATGATTTCAGTTGGTTTTACAAGAGTATATTCTTCGCAGTTCAGTGTTAGTGTAAAGGCCTGGCTTCCATTTTTACTGGACAATAATCCGTCTCTGCCAAAATATATTGGCTACGCTGAAGGACAGCTGCAATGGATTTCATCTAACAACAGATTGTTTATAGATGTTGCAGTAAGAAAAGGGGCCGGTTGGAATTTCAAAGGCAGCATGAATACAGGAATCAGTTATAGAGTATCAAAAAAAGCAAATCAGCTTATTACCCTCCAATGGTGGCAGGGGTATAGTGAAAGTCTTATCGATTTTAGATCTGAAAGAAGTATGATCCGTGCAGGTTTTATTTTGAAACCAACTGTTTACCGTTTTTATTGATATGATTGTCTGCTTAAGTGTTTCTCTGCTCATGCGAAGCATATAAATTTCTGCCTCGTGAGGGAAAAGTGTAAACTTTGGTCTGTTTTTTTAGCGGCTTTAAATATGATTTAGGATGAATTTAGGATTTAAAAATAGGCTGGCTTCGCATACGAATCAGATATAACCGTATCCCAGGGATTATCGTTATACTCTTCCATCAGCTGGCTGGCAATCTCTGAACCCGCTTTAGTTTCATTGCAGTAATAACTTATGCCGTGTAAAAATTCGCAGTCAAAGTCCGGCTCGTCTTCCTGCTTTTGGTATAAGTAAAGTAATTGGGTGGCATGCTGCTGTTGAGAAAGAAGCATATTTATTAAATTCACATCACTTGTATTATTCGATGATGAGGCATTCAGATTTTTATTTGTAGATTCAGCTGGTTTCATAATTGCTATAGTATCAGGGTTTGTATTTATGATCTGCATGCAAAAATAGAGGACACCCTAAGCATTTTAATTATAGAATTCAGCTGTGGATTTATATAATTTGCGAGCCGGCTGGGAATAGAATTGGCATGAAAAAGGGATTTTTTTGTCATAAGAACCAAGAAAGCCAGAATAATTGTCTCTATTAATATTTTTTTTCAAAAAATATCACTGAAAAAGCTGGCTCTAATGTTGTTTTGGCAGAAGGTAAACGCAAAAAAAACATCCAGAGGATTTAGAAAGCAAGGAGAATGAAAAAGATTAATTTAATTTAATTATACTGTGACATTAGGGTCACATTCTGGAAGAATTACTAAGCTGGGATTCATACCGGCATCTTGGCTGAAGTGTAGTGTAGAATTTTTTCCGGTCTCTTGCAGCCTTGCAAGTCTCATGTGATAGAATTTTTGTATCTTTCATAGGTAAAATAAAAGTATTGGAAAATCTGCCTTTATATATTGCTGTGTTTTTTGAACTCACGACATTGCTCACCCTTATGCTGTTTTTAGGTGCTGTTAGGAATTCAAGTTCTGCATCTGTTCGACAGTATTCTTTTAAAATTTTCATCGGCTTGATATTATGGCTTTTTCTGCAGGCTGTTCTGGCGCTGGAAAATGTTTACAGTTTCCATACTGAACGGTTTCCTCCTGCTATCCTGGTGTTCGGCATTTTTCCCGCAATTTTTACTGTATGTGTTTTATTTGGCACTAAGAAAGGACGGCGGTTTGTGGATAGTCTTCCGATAAGTAATCTCACCTTTTTGCAGATAGTAAGGGTGCCTGTCGAAATTATTCTATACCTTCTTTTTCTTAACAGAGCGGTTCCAGAACTGATGACCTTTGCGGGAAGGAATTTCGATATTGTGGCAGGAGTGACCTCGCCGTTAATTGCCTATTTTGTACTGATTAAAAGGAGAATAGGAAGCTGGGCGCTGCTGGTATGGAATTTTATTTGTCTGGGGCTGTTAATCAATATTGTCATAAACGCTTTTTTGTCTGCTCCCTCGCCAGTACAGCGATTTGCATTTGACCAGCCCAACATTGCCATACTGCATTTTCCTTTCAGCTGGCTGCCTGCTTTTATTGTACCTGTGGTTCTGTTTGGGCATCTTGCCTCGATCAGGCTTCTGCTAAAACATCTTTCAAGAACTAGAGAAGAAAGTAATGCAGAAAAGGCTGTCAGAAACGACAGCCTTTAAAGACTAATAAAATAAAAATGTATCCTAAAGTTTTACTTTCCTGATTGGCTTTCAGGGTTCATAATAACTTCAACGCTACTTGAACTATCCAAAACGTGCTTACTAAACTGCTGAATAGTTTTCTGATTAATTTTAGAAATTAAACTTTTATATTCTTCATCCGTAGAAAACGGAATCTGATTTAAACTGTAATTGTATAAGGTTGTCGCCCAGAAAGAGTTGGTTTTAAGAGATTCCTCTCTGTTCTTCAACAATGCTTTTTTAATGTCTTCCAAATCATTTGCATTAACTGGATTTGATTTTAAATCGTTTATTTCTTTCCAAACAATCTGCATTAATTTTTCTTGTTTGTCAGGATTGCAGTCAAAAGATAAAGCAAGGCTGAAAGTAGGTTTTGGAATAATTTCGAGATTACCGCCAACATTTACGCCATAACTGCCGCCTTCTTCTTCTCTAATAGTCTGAAGAAAACGTTTCGATAATAATTCGCCAATGATGTACATCGTCATGGCATTTTCTTTAGTATATTCTGTTTTGCCAGTCAGATTTAGGTAAACAGTACTTTTAGCAACTTCCATTGGACGATTAAAATGTACGACTGTTTTTCCTTTTTTCGGCCCTATATTATGATCTGTAAAAGTTTCTTTTAAAGCAGGATTTGATTTTAAATTGCCAATGTATTTCTGAATCATTTCTAAAGCATTATCAGGAATGTTTCCAACAAAAACAAAAGTAAAATCTGATGCATTTTTAATTCGGTCTCTGTAAACAGCTTCTGCTTTTTGTAAATCTATATTCTCCAGAAATTTGTCATTGAAAATAAAAGTCCTTGGATTATTGTTTGAATTGGCTAAATCAACAGCATCTTTAAACGCATTATCATTATCTTTTTTAATCGTTTCCAAACGGTTTTTATACTGCTCTTTTAAGATATTGAAAATATTCGGATCAAAACGAGGAGCCTCTACAGAAAGATAAAGCAATTGAAGCATCGTTTCGAAATCGGCTTTATTGGAACTTCCTTGAAAACCTTGTGTATTCTGACTAATAAAAGGAGCAGCTTGTGCTATTTTACCCGTAAGTTTTTCTTTTAAACCTATATTATCAAAATTGCCTAAACCAGATGATCTGGCAAGTACAGTTGCGATTTCGGCAGAAGCCAAATCTTCAGTTTTAATTAAAGATTTTCCTCCTTTAGCAAAAGCAGTAAGAACAATTTGATCTTGAGAATAGGTCGTTGGCAATAAAATTACATTGGCGCCATTTTCTAAAGTATAACCTTTTGCAGCAGTAATTCCTGGAACTTCAAATGTCTTTTTGATGGCCGCAGGTTTTAATTCTTTGGCAATTAAAGGATCATTGTTTTCTTTTTTAGTGTACGGTTCCAAAGTCTTGTTTTCGACTTTCTTCATAACTTGTACAAGAGCATCTTTAGTTGGAAAATTGGCTTTGTCTTCTTCAGAACCTGTTACCAAAAGGACTTGGTTGTTTGGTTTCTGAATGGTTTTTACATAAGCATTTAATTCCTCTAAAGAGATACTTTTTATTATACCGACAATGAGTTTGTAATCGTCATCAGCAGAAAGAAACGGTTTTGCTTTTAAGAAATAATTCGTCAATTTTTCGGCCCAGCTGTCGTTATCAACTTTATCTTTATTGCTGATAAAATCATCATAAGAGCTTATGAAAAGCTTTTTAGTTCTGTCAAGTTCAGCCTGCGCAGCGCCATAACGTTTTAAACGTTCCGCTTCTGTATAAGCTTCTTCAAAAGCTTCAAGATTTTTTCCTTTTTTTGGCCCAGCCGAAATATTAAAAGAAGTATTTAATCGTGAAATCGGTTCAAAATAAGCGTTAAAACCTAAAGCGCTGCTTTGATTTTTTAAAATTAATTCTTTAAAACGGTTGTTAAGAATACTGGTGTAAAAAGAATTCATCACATTTTTTCGGGTCACAATACTGTCTTTTACCAAAG
This portion of the Flavobacterium gelatinilyticum genome encodes:
- a CDS encoding efflux RND transporter permease subunit, coding for MTKRKIHFLEAAMKHKQVVIVLVILMMLMGINSLVNMPRSENPRIDMPTALVYAIYPGADEHQVEEEVAKKIEQYLFSFEEIKKKKVKSEVREGQVFITTEIYTTVQDRKKFWHTLQLDMDANLRSKLPQGVIGPFINSNFADVTAMIISVSSKERSYAEIEKYLDKLEDGLKVIPMVSKINRSGGQRQQIYIKINDKKLQQYGLDAGALMGILQQQNITGYTGEVSVGSNNIVPIYADSRYKDENDIAGQIVYTTPSGTIVRLRDVAEIERRFEEKSSFVRVGEDKAMVLSVDMLPGNNIVAFGEEVEAKIAAIQKNFPPDVKMKTIVNQPKDVEHSISHFMKEFGLAIGSVLLVVMLLLPFRIAVVASAAAPISMLITFAFMNMLGVELHQVTLAALIIVLGMVVDNAIVVVDNYIEKLDEGVQPWTGAWQAAKQLMVPIFTATLAIIFAFLPLAIFMDGIAKDFMFYLPVTVAIALIVSMLIALLFTPYTCYVFIKKGLKHKISDRPLKKNLLDHLQSVFDKGVEAAFRNPKTAMGLGLLSVIAALFIATKVDSEFFPLSERNQFNMEVWMPNGTSLEKTEAKVKELEKILKEDKRVVDVTSFIGMSSPRFHTSYAPETPRKHFAQVFITTTDSDATNEMAREYLDKLKGFMQDGAVKIKQLSFQEGAPIDIRVVSENEADQKRTALEIKKILEKAEGVNYVRLSSEYDYMGVKLNIDNAKANRLGITKQAITQTLGAGLKGYSISTLWEGDKTVDIFLRYDEDSRKDLVALQNLHITTRYGKKVPLKAVAALDPEWHTGMLLRRNGLKMLSVYSEAQLGKKPSRILQDIQPEIDALKLPPGTTIQYGGDAESSGENAPSMGVSLGVSLILIFLTLLFQFKSLGKSLIVLCTFLLSLFGAFLGLLVTGNPLGMTGFMGIISLIGIVVRNGIILVDYADELIRDHGYKHKAAAIAAAKRRMRPIFLTSAAAAVGVVPMIIGKSPMWAPLGSVLAFGLIFSMILTLFVVPVMYYKLLKQPIIEDEAPKEQPDGEDDVLYKPVHEH
- a CDS encoding TolC family protein, which gives rise to MKSKHNTIYILFLILLSGIAQAQETVSLDQIKSMALENNKKLKKAQSSINAAKAANQAANAATKPKVDASVIGLYLSDPFKTLLPEYSANGSVAVTQVLYAGSKIQTAKKMTNSVVDLQSIQKNLTEDEVLLNAETAYWQAVNLKEKVVLAEKYLKLLGELKKDLENSFNAGLIYKNDLLKVEVQQNEAILNLTKAKDGLTVTKLALSQITGLSAADYDVTGSFSDDIQLVSKADVASAVNNRPEINALSKSVEVNEYQEKLLEGDQKPTVALSANGLASYGKKINFSDGSDNMQAFVGLVSVSIPILDWGAKKQKVKEQHFVTEAQKIELEETKELLSIEVQNSWLMLNQAAVQIDLNKKSLKQAEENLRLNQDRFDAGTVLGEDVLEAQVLWQKAYADLIDAKAGYKITEAKYKKAIGEY
- a CDS encoding beta-ketoacyl-ACP synthase III; protein product: MNAVITAVGGYVPPSILDNKKISEKVETSEEWIEKRSGIQQRRIAGADTAVSDLASSAINNLIESYEVDPNEIEALILATATPDHMLAPAAAMVCEKSNLKNAFGLDVNAACSGFLYALELAGSMIESGRYKKIIVAGADKMSSIVDYEDRSTCILFGDGAGAVLLEASESHFGLMKSKLHTDGSGTSSLLVPAGGSKMPTGMQSLLHRNHYIKQDGSYVFRKAVAAMNSVSREVLTNNGFTTGDIDWVIPHQANLRIIEAVGLDLGIDKSKIKVNIQKYGNTTSATIPLCLWDFKDDFTAGQNLLITTFGAGFSWGAACIKWGVLRNRKSSCKTIQEQENELLMY
- a CDS encoding phospholipase A translates to MKKYFILLLLSFFSSGYTQITLDRDSIHKIITGLPAFSIYKDNYFVTGMQLGETPTRNNMDAKFQFSFKQRLSNKPEIFGAYLYLTYTQKSFWKVYKASSPFEESNYNPALMLLKPVFRDNQFLGALTYGIEHESNGRDSIYSRSINMISVGFTRVYSSQFSVSVKAWLPFLLDNNPSLPKYIGYAEGQLQWISSNNRLFIDVAVRKGAGWNFKGSMNTGISYRVSKKANQLITLQWWQGYSESLIDFRSERSMIRAGFILKPTVYRFY
- a CDS encoding M16 family metallopeptidase; this translates as MNTKKNIIIALMALSFQGAFSQFKTTIPLDKNVAAGKLKNGLTYYILHNEEPKDRASFYFVQNVGAILEDDNQNGLAHFLEHMAFNGTEHFKGKGIIKMLEKNGVSFGKDINAYTAQDETVYNISTVPVTNEKLIDSTLWVLHDWSGSLSLTNEEIDAERGVIREEWRTRRTSDFRLKMQTDQVLYKGSKYSKRDVIGDLNIINNFKYPELRNYYKKWYRPDLQAVIIVGDVDVKAMEEKVKTIFSGIPLAKKAAPRNYEAIPKHDELYFGTASDKEASSTTITLQYVLDEPLVKDSIVTRKNVMNSFYTSILNNRFKELILKNQSSALGFNAYFEPISRLNTSFNISAGPKKGKNLEAFEEAYTEAERLKRYGAAQAELDRTKKLFISSYDDFISNKDKVDNDSWAEKLTNYFLKAKPFLSADDDYKLIVGIIKSISLEELNAYVKTIQKPNNQVLLVTGSEEDKANFPTKDALVQVMKKVENKTLEPYTKKENNDPLIAKELKPAAIKKTFEVPGITAAKGYTLENGANVILLPTTYSQDQIVLTAFAKGGKSLIKTEDLASAEIATVLARSSGLGNFDNIGLKEKLTGKIAQAAPFISQNTQGFQGSSNKADFETMLQLLYLSVEAPRFDPNIFNILKEQYKNRLETIKKDNDNAFKDAVDLANSNNNPRTFIFNDKFLENIDLQKAEAVYRDRIKNASDFTFVFVGNIPDNALEMIQKYIGNLKSNPALKETFTDHNIGPKKGKTVVHFNRPMEVAKSTVYLNLTGKTEYTKENAMTMYIIGELLSKRFLQTIREEEGGSYGVNVGGNLEIIPKPTFSLALSFDCNPDKQEKLMQIVWKEINDLKSNPVNANDLEDIKKALLKNREESLKTNSFWATTLYNYSLNQIPFSTDEEYKSLISKINQKTIQQFSKHVLDSSSSVEVIMNPESQSGK